In Chrysoperla carnea chromosome 2, inChrCarn1.1, whole genome shotgun sequence, the following proteins share a genomic window:
- the LOC123292998 gene encoding uncharacterized protein LOC123292998, which translates to MSLLKNAESQFSISGGAGGLAGGSDLDGGGSSPMLTYSGASSRTTNHASANGSIITMTLKNNHLIVETEERNDILENSRETTMKYSPSNHDGVFVVEVQQGVRRPQNYPTMTCSSPEEVSRSSSDHQRALVHHPPAEVLTDAEEDATTGGDTFTCIRSGTNTGLSQSDLSESSNYSYRYGNQQGYDLGHYGYPLYTGYSTDTPTTIPLEPIQSDPDKPVITAAIYKASPSPNQQNILRPTNSIDIPIDTTKTTSKTATNRRTSLGYEPLLLSDIQAKERFTTEKHNALKEEDILQEEQTALGNGQLTEDEHKELTEKNNKNIKIISKDEDAVVPTTVVPTSENGPIIDTLKPNETASDQNNAKIS; encoded by the exons ATGTCTTta ttaaaaaatgCCGAGTCACAATTCTCAATCAGCGGCGGTGCAGGTGGTTTAGCAGGCGGCAGTGATTTAGATGGTGGGGGTAGTTCACCAATGTTAACATATAGTGGCGCCTCAAGCAGAACAACAAATCACGCCAGTGCCAACGGTAGCATCATCACCATGACACTGAAGAACAACCACCTTATTGTTGAAACTGAAGAACGGAAT GATATCTTAGAAAATAGTCGCGAAACAACTATGAAATACTCACCATCGAATCATGACGGGGTTTTTGTTGTAGAAGTTCAACAAGGTGTTCGACGTCCTCAg AATTATCCAACCATGACATGCAGTTCACCAGAAGAAGTATCTCGTTCATCTTCAGACCACCAACGGGCATTAGTACATCATCCTCCTGCTGAGGTGCTTACAGACGCTGAAGAAGATGCAACAACGGGAGGTGACACCTTCACATGCATACGAAGTGGAACGAATACAGGTCTATCACAATCTGATCTAAGCGAATCGTCTAATTATTCATACAg gtATGGTAATCAACAAGGCTATGATTTAGGACATTATGGGTATCCACTATACACGGGATACTCAACCGATACTCCTACAACAATACCTTTAGAACCAATTCAATCGGATCCGGATAAACCAGTAATTACAGCCGCCATTTACAAAGCCTCGCCATCACcaaatcaacaaaatatattaagacCAACAAACAGTATTGATATACCAATTGATACCACTAAAACAACATCGAAAACTGCAACTAATCGACGAACTTCATTAGGCTACGAGCCTCTACTACTATCAGATATCCAAGCTAAAGAACGTTTTACAACTGAAAAGCACAACGCATTAAAGGAAGAAGATATATTACAAGAAGAACAAACTGCACTAGGAAATGGACAGCTAACAGAAGATGAACATAAAGAATTAacagagaaaaataataaaaatattaaaattattagtaaagATGAAGATGCAGTTGTACCAACAACAGTGGTACCAACATCTGAAAATGGTCCTATTATTGATACTTTAAAACCAAATGAAACTGCATCGGATCAGAATAATGCAAAAATAagctaa